The Arachis hypogaea cultivar Tifrunner chromosome 16, arahy.Tifrunner.gnm2.J5K5, whole genome shotgun sequence genome contains a region encoding:
- the LOC112754356 gene encoding wall-associated receptor kinase-like 20 encodes MRPSSNLGYAFLLHTLLFLCHHTCSSQKTCPQCGSMQVPYPLSTQPSCGDPYYKLQCDQQSGKLYFDTLNESSYVILKIMSSIQRMVVQPAPWLSRTSCVTQDMPVSNGLWLNQSLPFNITSSNTIFLFNCSPRLLVSPLNCSASSICHQYLESSGHVRKSQALDCASGIHPCCTFVAGGNPSAYKIRLHNSGCKAFRSILHLDEDKPPNEWEEGLEIQWLPPPEPVCKTQKDCSGDSKCSPGKNGLLRCLCNKGHHWEPYAATCLRHTRNSKLKTSIVISIVVTIFFSLAIVLVVITKCCRIYSYMEENKKKKKEKERENVLKSSTGEKPYRMFHLKEVKKATNCFSQDRILGSGGFGEVYRGELQDGTMVAVKKAKVGNLKSTQQVLNEVAILSQVNHKNLVRLLGCCVEESEQPLMIYEYISNGTLYDHLHGRYQSFLDWETRLKVALQTAEALAYLHSAAHTPIYHRDVKSTNILLDDEFNAKVSDFGLSKLAIPGLSHVSTCAQGTVGYLDPEYYRNYQLTDKSDVYSYGVVLLELLSSQKVIDFNRDPDCVNLAVHVSQHASNGTLLMEVVDRRLVCKGEFRGSIRMFSELALDCLREKKGERPSMKDIVQRLISIFKLIDQERNYNVNVNVLVENEQ; translated from the coding sequence ATGAGACCAAGCTCCAACCTTGGCTACGCATTTCTTCTTCATACCCTTCTTTTCCTTTGTCACCACACTTGTTCTTCACAAAAGACTTGTCCACAGTGTGGCTCTATGCAGGTTCCTTATCCATTAAGCACACAACCGAGTTGTGGCGATCCGTACTACAAGCTACAGTGTGATCAGCAATCTGGAAAGCTCTACTTTGACACACTTAACGAAAGTTCCTATGTAATACTAAAAATCATGTCCTCGATTCAACGCATGGTAGTTCAGCCAGCACCGTGGCTATCTCGCACATCATGTGTCACACAAGACATGCCAGTTAGCAATGGTCTATGGTTGAACCAATCACTTCCTTTCAACATAACTTCTTCAAACACCATTTTCCTCTTCAATTGTTCACCCCGCCTCTTGGTCTCTCCCCTGAACTGCTCTGCCTCCAGCATCTGCCACCAATACTTGGAGAGTTCCGGCCACGTCAGAAAATCACAAGCGCTTGATTGCGCAAGTGGAATCCACCCTTGTTGTACTTTTGTTGCTGGTGGAAACCCTTCAGCTTACAAGATTCGCCTGCACAATTCCGGCTGTAAAGCTTTCAGAAGCATCCTCCATTTGGATGAGGATAAGCCTCCAAATGAATGGGAAGAAGGCCTAGAAATTCAGTGGCTTCCACCACCCGAACCGGTATGCAAAACACAAAAAGATTGCTCCGGAGACTCCAAGTGTTCGCCGGGCAAAAACGGACTTCTTCGCTGTCTTTGTAACAAGGGACACCATTGGGAGCCTTATGCAGCAACATGCTTAAGGCACACCAGAAATTCCAAATTGAAAACCAGCATAGTAATCTCAATTGTTGTTACCATATTTTTCTCTCTAGCTATAGTTCTTGTTGTGATCACAAAATGTTGTAGAATCTATAGCTACATGGaggagaataagaagaagaagaaggaaaaagaaagagagaatgtGTTGAAATCAAGCACTGGTGAGAAGCCTTATAGAATGTTTCATCTGAAAGAAGTGAAGAAGGCAACAAATTGTTTCTCCCAAGACAGGATTCTAGGTAGCGGTGGATTTGGCGAAGTTTATAGAGGTGAACTCCAAGATGGAACAATGGTGGCTGTAAAGAAAGCAAAGGTTGGAAACCTCAAAAGCACACAACAAGTTCTCAACGAAGTTGCGATTCTCTCACAGGTGAATCACAAGAACCTTGTGAGGCTCTTGGGGTGTTGTGTGGAAGAATCTGAGCAGCCATTGATGATCTACGAGTACATCTCAAACGGAACATTGTATGACCATCTTCACGGGAGGTACCAAAGCTTCTTGGATTGGGAAACAAGGCTAAAAGTGGCGCTTCAGACGGCGGAGGCGTTGGCCTATTTGCATTCCGCGGCGCACACACCAATTTACCATAGGGATGTGAAGTCCACTAACATTCTTCTGGACGATGAATTCAATGCCAAGGTATCCGATTTCGGGCTATCGAAGCTGGCTATCCCGGGGCTGAGTCATGTTTCAACTTGTGCTCAAGGAACTGTTGGATACTTGGATCCTGAATACTACAGAAACTATCAGTTAACAGATAAGAGTGATGTTTATAGCTACGGCGTGGTGTTGTTGGAGCTTTTGAGTTCTCAGAAAGTGATTGATTTTAACCGCGATCCGGATTGTGTGAACCTGGCGGTTCATGTGAGCCAGCATGCAAGCAATGGGACACTACTCATGGAGGTTGTGGATCGGAGACTTGTTTGCAAGGGGGAGTTTAGGGGAAGCATAAGAATGTTCTCGGAGCTTGCACTCGATTGCTTGAGGGAGAAAAAAGGTGAAAGGCCTAGCATGAAGGATATTGTTCAGCGCCTAATTTCCATATTTAAGCTTATAGATCAAGAGAGGAATTATAATGTTAATGTTAACGTTTTAGTTGAGAATGAACAATAA